Proteins found in one Sporosarcina sp. FSL K6-3457 genomic segment:
- a CDS encoding ABC transporter permease, with translation MGRLFRSEFLKLRKSSIWLLIFVSPILSLLLGLSEVGELEQNQWTATLSMITISHAIFFLPLLTGVFSSFICRYEHVGGGWKQLLSLPVSRRQVYIVKILIVCLLIALTQLLFISGLFLIGWMKDYSTAIPWGIILSSVFGGWLACLPLIALQIFVSVAWSSFAAPLAVNVIFTMPNMLIVNSATFGPFYPWAQPFLMMMPNSSENFGALNASTETLFIVILGSLLLFLSSGLSYFMRKEI, from the coding sequence TTTCGTTCTGAATTTCTAAAATTACGTAAGTCTTCCATTTGGCTACTGATTTTTGTAAGCCCCATTTTATCATTGTTATTAGGTCTAAGTGAAGTAGGTGAATTGGAACAAAACCAGTGGACGGCTACACTAAGCATGATAACGATTAGCCATGCCATTTTCTTTTTACCGTTATTAACAGGAGTCTTTTCAAGCTTTATTTGTCGATATGAGCATGTCGGCGGAGGTTGGAAGCAACTGCTGTCCCTACCCGTTTCTAGACGACAGGTATACATCGTAAAAATCCTGATTGTTTGTCTACTTATCGCCTTAACACAACTGTTGTTTATTAGCGGATTGTTCCTGATTGGTTGGATGAAAGACTACTCTACTGCTATTCCATGGGGGATTATTCTCTCAAGTGTGTTTGGCGGATGGCTAGCGTGCCTGCCGTTAATCGCTTTACAAATATTTGTGTCCGTTGCATGGTCAAGCTTCGCCGCACCGCTTGCTGTCAATGTCATTTTTACGATGCCGAATATGCTGATCGTTAATTCTGCAACGTTTGGCCCTTTTTATCCTTGGGCACAGCCATTCTTAATGATGATGCCGAATTCAAGTGAAAATTTTGGCGCATTAAATGCTTCGACCGAAACACTATTCATCGTTATTTTGGGGAGCCTTCTACTATTTTTAAGCTCTGGGCTTAGTTATTTTATGAGAAAGGAAATATGA